One Acetobacter ghanensis DNA window includes the following coding sequences:
- a CDS encoding inositol monophosphatase family protein, which translates to MSHQTKIDQFVDVATMLADTARSVVRPWFRRGVDVDSKKDASPVTIADRSAERVMRAILAERLPGHGVFGEEFGQEKAQADYQWLLDPVDGTRAFVTGRPLFGTLIALFYQGEPLLGVLDQPVLQERWFGVKGRATEFSSRLGGKAGTRQDVTLDRAEMSCTSPEMLELAPHDNWKILKQQARRMTWGGDCYAYGLLALGQIDLIAECDMNPWDWGALVPIVQGAGGVMTAWDGSPLRMDGDRTVLAAGSASLHREAVRILGAGR; encoded by the coding sequence ATGAGCCACCAGACGAAGATCGACCAATTTGTGGACGTGGCCACCATGCTGGCCGATACGGCGCGGAGCGTTGTTCGTCCGTGGTTCAGGCGCGGTGTGGATGTGGATAGCAAGAAGGATGCCAGCCCTGTTACCATTGCCGACCGAAGCGCTGAACGGGTGATGCGTGCCATTCTGGCTGAGCGGTTGCCAGGGCATGGTGTGTTTGGGGAGGAGTTCGGTCAGGAAAAAGCGCAAGCAGACTACCAGTGGTTACTGGACCCGGTGGATGGCACTCGGGCGTTTGTAACAGGTCGTCCGCTGTTTGGAACGCTGATAGCTCTTTTTTATCAAGGGGAGCCGCTGCTTGGTGTGCTGGACCAACCGGTTCTGCAGGAGCGCTGGTTCGGCGTAAAAGGGCGGGCAACCGAGTTTTCCTCCAGGTTGGGTGGTAAGGCCGGAACCCGGCAGGATGTAACGTTGGACAGGGCCGAAATGTCCTGCACATCCCCCGAGATGCTGGAACTGGCACCACATGATAACTGGAAAATTCTCAAACAGCAGGCCCGCCGCATGACATGGGGCGGGGATTGTTATGCCTATGGCCTATTGGCGCTTGGGCAGATTGACCTGATTGCAGAATGTGACATGAACCCGTGGGACTGGGGTGCCCTTGTTCCCATCGTGCAGGGGGCTGGTGGCGTGATGACCGCATGGGATGGTTCTCCCTTGCGCATGGATGGGGACCGCACGGTTCTGGCTGCCGGGTCTGCCTCCCTGCACCGCGAGGCCGTAAGGATTTTGGGTGCGGGGCGGTAA
- the serA gene encoding phosphoglycerate dehydrogenase — MSTSTHLSLSKDKIRILLLEGIHDSAVALLKACGYENVVRHKGALEGDALKAALEGVHIVGIRSRTQLTKEVIEGADRLMAIGCFCIGTNQVDLEAARLSGIPVFNAPYSNTRSVAELVMGEIVMLMRRIFPRSVECHKGSWTKSAANSWEVRGKTLGIVGYGSIGSQLSVLAEAFGMRVVYYDVIDKLGHGNALPVDTLDDLLAQSDVVSLHVPQLPTTANLMGAEQIKKMKKGSFLINNARGNVVDLEALAEALKSGDLLGAAIDVFPKEPKGPGDQLSTPIMGLDNVILTPHIGGSTAEAQERIGVEVARKLVEYSDVGSTFGAVNFPGVQLPQSPRGTRFMHAHHNIPGVMMKLNEIFLRETCNVTAQFLQTDGEIGYVVIEADTGGDTELDDRLLKALRELDGTVRARLIYKGR, encoded by the coding sequence ATGAGCACGAGCACGCACCTGTCCCTCTCCAAGGACAAGATCCGTATTCTTCTGCTGGAGGGTATCCACGATAGTGCCGTCGCCCTTCTGAAGGCCTGTGGTTACGAAAATGTCGTACGCCACAAAGGGGCGCTGGAAGGCGATGCGCTCAAGGCGGCGCTCGAAGGCGTGCATATTGTCGGTATCCGCTCCCGCACGCAGCTGACCAAGGAGGTCATTGAAGGCGCAGACCGCCTTATGGCCATTGGCTGTTTCTGCATTGGCACCAATCAGGTGGATCTGGAAGCTGCCCGGTTGAGCGGGATTCCAGTTTTTAACGCTCCGTACAGCAACACACGTTCCGTGGCCGAACTGGTCATGGGCGAGATTGTTATGCTGATGCGTCGTATTTTCCCACGCTCGGTTGAATGCCATAAAGGGTCTTGGACCAAGTCGGCAGCCAATAGCTGGGAAGTGCGCGGCAAAACCTTGGGTATCGTGGGTTACGGTTCCATTGGGTCGCAGCTTTCTGTTCTGGCGGAAGCCTTTGGTATGCGCGTTGTCTATTACGATGTAATCGACAAGCTCGGTCACGGTAACGCCCTGCCCGTGGATACGCTGGATGACCTGCTGGCGCAGAGTGATGTGGTCAGCCTGCACGTGCCGCAGTTGCCGACAACGGCTAACCTGATGGGTGCCGAGCAGATCAAAAAAATGAAGAAGGGCTCCTTCCTCATTAACAATGCTCGCGGGAATGTTGTTGATCTGGAAGCCTTGGCCGAAGCACTGAAAAGCGGGGATCTGCTGGGGGCCGCCATTGACGTGTTCCCCAAGGAACCTAAAGGTCCGGGTGATCAGCTCTCCACGCCCATCATGGGGCTGGATAACGTTATTCTGACCCCGCACATTGGTGGTTCCACAGCCGAGGCTCAGGAACGCATTGGTGTGGAAGTGGCGCGTAAGCTGGTGGAATATTCCGATGTGGGTTCCACATTTGGTGCCGTCAACTTCCCTGGGGTTCAGTTGCCGCAAAGCCCGCGTGGTACACGCTTCATGCATGCACATCATAACATTCCGGGCGTTATGATGAAGCTGAATGAAATCTTCCTGCGTGAAACCTGCAATGTTACCGCACAGTTCCTCCAGACGGATGGGGAAATTGGTTATGTGGTGATCGAAGCCGATACCGGGGGCGATACGGAGCTGGATGACCGTCTGCTCAAGGCTTTGCGTGAACTGGATGGCACGGTGCGTGCCCGTCTGATTTACAAAGGCCGTTAA
- the metC gene encoding cystathionine beta-lyase, with protein MTDRSGVDTGWQKLGTTLTHAGRPEAPEGGVYVNPPVERGSTVLFPSLESMGKRGLERYNHASIYGAMGSPTQHELEKLIAQIEGGTDCQIVSSGLAACTTPLLAFLKAGDHCLLADSVYGPTRRFAENMLRRFGVDISYFPPCASRAEVEDYIQPNTRIIFTESPGSHTFEVQDIPMLADVAHKNGALLFLDNTWGFGIFAPFEHGVDVSIQALTKYPSGHSDVIAGAITVANQACWRTLRDASIQLGQLAGPDDCWLTLRGLRTMGVRLAQQARTALQIATWLQERPEVAQVLHPALPDCPGHAFWKRDFTGAGSLFGVVLNSTYTQKNMERMINAMRLFGIGASWGGYESLVLPTTGGITRSFGTEQPSDPAFRLQIGLENVQDLIADLEQAFNALHHAL; from the coding sequence ATGACTGATCGCAGCGGCGTTGACACTGGATGGCAGAAACTCGGCACGACACTGACCCATGCAGGGAGGCCAGAGGCACCCGAGGGCGGTGTTTACGTCAACCCACCCGTAGAGCGTGGTTCAACCGTTCTCTTTCCATCGTTGGAAAGCATGGGGAAGAGAGGGCTTGAACGCTATAACCACGCCAGTATTTATGGCGCCATGGGGTCCCCCACCCAGCATGAACTGGAAAAGCTGATTGCACAGATAGAAGGCGGAACAGACTGCCAGATTGTCAGTTCCGGCCTTGCTGCGTGCACGACGCCTCTCCTTGCTTTTTTAAAAGCTGGTGACCACTGCCTTCTAGCCGATAGTGTATATGGCCCGACCCGCCGCTTTGCCGAAAATATGCTCAGGCGGTTCGGGGTTGATATTTCCTATTTTCCTCCCTGTGCCAGCAGGGCAGAGGTAGAAGACTATATTCAGCCCAACACCCGCATTATTTTTACAGAAAGTCCGGGCAGCCACACTTTTGAAGTGCAGGACATTCCCATGCTGGCGGATGTTGCCCATAAGAACGGAGCACTGCTTTTTCTTGACAACACATGGGGATTTGGGATTTTCGCCCCATTCGAGCATGGTGTGGATGTCTCCATTCAGGCTCTAACCAAATATCCATCAGGACATTCGGACGTTATTGCTGGGGCCATAACCGTGGCTAATCAGGCCTGTTGGCGGACTTTGCGCGATGCTTCCATTCAGCTCGGCCAGTTAGCTGGGCCAGATGACTGCTGGCTGACATTGCGTGGCCTGCGCACAATGGGAGTGCGCCTTGCACAGCAGGCCCGCACGGCCCTACAGATTGCCACATGGCTACAGGAGCGGCCCGAAGTGGCGCAGGTTTTGCACCCCGCACTCCCGGATTGCCCCGGCCATGCCTTCTGGAAGCGAGATTTTACGGGGGCAGGCAGCCTATTTGGTGTCGTTCTGAACAGTACGTACACTCAAAAAAATATGGAGCGCATGATTAATGCCATGCGCCTATTTGGCATTGGTGCCTCATGGGGAGGGTATGAAAGCCTTGTGCTCCCAACGACTGGCGGCATAACGCGCAGCTTTGGCACGGAACAACCAAGTGACCCGGCTTTTCGGCTCCAGATTGGTCTGGAAAATGTTCAGGACCTGATTGCCGATCTGGAGCAGGCGTTTAACGCGCTCCACCATGCTCTTTAA
- a CDS encoding YifB family Mg chelatase-like AAA ATPase, with amino-acid sequence MIYSRIRSFAFSGIEARPVWVEVQISSGLPAFLVVGLPDKAVAEARERVRAALTAIGLALPAKRILVNLVPADLPKEGSHFDLPIALALLAAMGVIPAEEAGRYAALGELSLDGRLNRVSGVLSASLEAASMELGLICPASQGEEALCGGDIAILASPDLLSLINHFTGLQILPAPVFSNVPAVSDGNEPDLADVKGMETGRRALEIAAAGGHSLLLSGPPGAGKSMLASRLPGLLPDLLPSESLAVSRIYSAAGLLTDGRPMRRPPSRAPHHSASLPALVGGGARARPGEISLAHHGVLFLDELPEFSRAALEALRQPLETGQVSIARAAVHITYPARFQLIAAMNPCRCGYMGDAERECSKAPRCGADYLARLSGPLMDRMDLHVAMQPYEPLGYMTQADGESTATVAKRVAQARTRQTTRQGARRNAEAPLDVLALTSAGQTLAQAIAERFRFSARGYTRLLRVARTIADLAGEPEVEPPHIAEAATFRARANP; translated from the coding sequence ATGATCTATTCCCGCATCCGCAGTTTTGCCTTTTCGGGTATCGAGGCCAGACCCGTATGGGTTGAGGTGCAGATATCCAGTGGTTTGCCTGCATTTCTTGTTGTAGGTCTGCCAGACAAGGCTGTGGCTGAAGCGCGTGAGCGTGTAAGGGCAGCCTTGACCGCCATTGGGCTTGCGCTCCCAGCAAAGCGTATTCTTGTCAATTTGGTCCCTGCGGATCTCCCCAAAGAGGGTTCGCACTTCGACCTGCCAATAGCATTGGCCTTGCTCGCTGCCATGGGTGTCATTCCCGCAGAGGAAGCCGGTCGTTATGCAGCCTTAGGCGAACTTTCGCTGGATGGCCGGCTTAATCGGGTCTCTGGTGTTCTTTCAGCGTCGTTGGAAGCCGCTTCCATGGAGCTGGGGCTCATTTGCCCTGCGTCTCAAGGGGAAGAAGCACTATGCGGCGGAGATATTGCCATTCTGGCGTCTCCTGACCTGCTCTCATTGATCAATCATTTCACCGGACTGCAAATTCTTCCCGCTCCTGTTTTTTCCAACGTACCCGCCGTTTCTGATGGGAATGAGCCGGACCTGGCAGATGTTAAAGGAATGGAGACAGGACGCAGGGCATTGGAAATAGCAGCTGCTGGTGGGCACTCCCTTTTACTATCTGGCCCACCGGGGGCTGGTAAATCCATGCTGGCGTCAAGGTTGCCGGGGTTGCTCCCGGATCTATTACCTTCGGAAAGTCTGGCTGTTTCGCGTATCTACAGTGCGGCTGGGTTGTTGACGGATGGCAGGCCCATGCGGCGCCCGCCTTCGCGCGCTCCTCATCATTCTGCCAGCCTGCCTGCTCTGGTGGGAGGCGGTGCACGCGCGCGGCCCGGTGAGATCAGTCTGGCGCATCATGGTGTCTTGTTTTTGGACGAATTGCCGGAATTTTCGCGGGCTGCTCTGGAGGCGCTGCGTCAGCCGTTGGAAACCGGTCAGGTCAGTATTGCGCGGGCCGCCGTGCATATTACATACCCTGCCCGTTTTCAGCTTATTGCCGCCATGAACCCCTGCCGCTGTGGGTACATGGGTGATGCGGAACGGGAATGCAGCAAAGCGCCGCGTTGTGGGGCGGATTATCTGGCCCGGTTATCCGGCCCGCTGATGGACCGTATGGACCTGCACGTAGCCATGCAGCCCTATGAGCCTCTTGGTTATATGACACAGGCGGACGGGGAAAGTACGGCTACGGTTGCCAAACGTGTTGCTCAGGCCAGAACGCGCCAGACAACTCGGCAAGGGGCGCGCAGGAATGCCGAAGCACCGCTCGACGTCCTTGCTCTAACCAGTGCAGGCCAAACCCTTGCGCAGGCCATTGCCGAGCGTTTTCGTTTTTCTGCGCGAGGGTACACCCGCTTGCTACGGGTCGCCCGGACCATTGCGGATCTGGCTGGGGAGCCTGAAGTGGAGCCGCCTCATATTGCTGAGGCGGCTACTTTTCGTGCACGCGCCAATCCATAG